The Tripterygium wilfordii isolate XIE 37 chromosome 23, ASM1340144v1, whole genome shotgun sequence genomic sequence ACACTTCAGAAAATCATGTTTTTGAGTTTTCCTTCCTCAAACTTACACTGATAGACCAGAACATAGGAATGgaataaaagaataaacaacATCATGCACATATTAAAGACTGTAAAAAGTTTTTCTACGTATAAAATTAAGAATGCAGCGAAAACGATGATATCTTTGTCTAAGTCAGTGTTTTCAAATGCGAACATCAAAAAGAGGAGAGCGAAATAgatcttcattttcatccaaacataaaattcaGCATCGAAACATCAAAAATAAGCAAACAGTATGGAAGAACAAAAATTCTTTAAAAGAATAACAATTACTAGCTGTCTAGCCTGTCTTCAATTATTTTACATCAAAAATAATTATAGCCATTCTTCTCACACGGCTTCACGGAAGTCCAATgcaatggaaatgaagaaaccaGTTATCATATCATAAATACTCTTATTAAAATCTCAAATTAATGGCCAGAAACGCAAAACTTTTGCTCCGCAGACAAGAAATTCACAAACAATTGGTGACTAACAACTCAAGCTATCCAAACAACTAGCAATCAAGTCAAGATATCCGTACAACAACCTTGTTCTTCTTGCCTGCTGATAAGAGGAGCACTTTTCCATCAATGATGTCCTGAGACTCAATCCTCTTACTTTCGTTATCCACCCTGCAGTTGTTCATGTATAATCCCCCTTGCTTCAAGAGCCTGCGTGCAGCAGATTTAGTGTCTACTAAACCAGAAGAGACAGAAAGATCAACCAGAGGAACATTAACAACTTCATCATAAGCAAAAGAGCAAGAGGGAACGTTCTCTGCAATGCCCTCAATTGTCTTCCAATCCAACTTAGTATCAGCTCCTGGTTTCAAGGCTTGAGTGGCCTTGATAGCCTCATTCAAACCATCTTCTCCATGGACGAACAGGGTAACTTCCTCGGCGAGCCTACGCTGAGCTGTGTTTGGGACATAGCCAGGACTCTTCATATCCCTTTCCAGCGAAGTAATCTCCTCCGTGTCCAAGAAAGTGAGAATCTTGAGGAATCTCACAACATCAGCATCCGGGACAGAGAAGAAATACTGATAGAACTTATAGGGAGAAAACATGGATGGGGAGAGCCAAACAGCACCATCCTCAGATTTGCCAAATTTCGTTCCGTCGCTCTTTAGGAGTAGTGGAAACGTCAAACCATGGGGGCCATCCGCACTGCCATCGGCCTGCAGCTGCAGAATCTTGCGGATAAGCTCAGTGCCGGCGGTGATATTCCCCCACTGGTCGCTGCCACCAATCTGAACATTGACGCCGGCATCCCGGAAGAGGTGAAGGAAATCGTAGCCTTGCAAAAGCTGGTAGGTGAACTCCGTGTAGCTCATCCCTTGCTCTGATTCAAGCCTCTTCTTCACGCTCTCCTTGGCCATCATCGTCCCCACCCGCGCATATCGACCCACTTGTTTCAGAAAGTCCAGCAAGCGAACCTCTTTCCACCAATCGTAGTTATTTAATATCAGAAACGAATCGTCATCCCCGGCAGAAGAAGCAGCAAGAATTCTGGCGACTGTATCGGTGATTCCGATCGAATTTTTCTCTAAAGTCTGGGAATCCAGCTCGGGTCTCTCAAGGCTCTTGCCAGAGGGGTCGCCTACCCTAGCTGTGGCTCCGCCTATCAAGGCGACTACTTTGTGGCCGCAACGCTGGAACCAGGAGAGCACTATGATGCCCAGAAGGTTTCCCAGGTGCAAGCTCTCGGCAGTTGGGTCGAAACCGCAGTAGACTTTAAGAGTGGAGTTACAGCAAGCCGAGCGGAGGTTATCGGTGACGGATTCAATCAATCCCCTTTCTTCGAGAACCTGCACCACATTGGGACGGGGAACCGCCTTTTCCTGGTTCTGTGGGACAGAAGTGGAGTGTAGGCACCTGATGATGGGAGGCGATACGGCAGTCCGGCGCCCGCTGAGGGCAGCTATATGTCGGGAAGGTATGCAGAAGGGATGCAAGAAGAGTCTCTGTTGAGAGTAAAGGAAGGTCCTTGAAGCAGAAGCAGCTGCAGCAGCCGCCATCGGGAGGTCCCAAGTCTGCTCTTGATGGAGAATTACCTTATTCTGCTACCaagaaaccaaaccaaagaGGTCTTGCTTTCAAAACTGTTTTCTGCGAAGCCATTAAACTCCATCCATGTTTTTatctttcaaaagaaaataatactcaaaaaataaaatttcaagtaTGAATAGAGATGTAAAGTGGGCCGCGCGGCCCGGCCCGCTCAGTTTGAGATTCATGGGCCAGCCCATGAATCTGAAAACTTGATGGCCTGGCCCGTTTAGTACATAAGGACAGTCCCCAGCCTGGGCCGCTAAGAGGGTTAGACCGGGCCATGAGGCCCAATTACAcatctattttttttcattatttatttataaataaacgGGATGAGAAATTCAAACTTGAGTATCATTATTGTCGAGTATATGTGATaaatcccacattgaaaaaattaAGTGAGGCGTAGCAATAGATAAGGAAAACTCACAACCAAACACATTAAGAACGATTTTCCGGGCCTAAGCAAGGAAGTTGGGCCTAGAACAAATCCGTGAGGGTTTCggcccaaagtggacaatatcttAATGGTGTATTTGAGTTTGTGGGCGCTGCGAATATATCCAGAGTCTAACCCAATTTATCCAAAAATCAAAGGTGTTCATCAAGAGGTCACCACTTCGGTTGAAATGTTATTAGCAATTACACATCTAGTTATCAGTTTATCTTTTTGTTCAATTGAAATTAAACAGCCTATTACATCTACATTACTTGTTAGTTGAAGGGAGAAAAGTGAATGGAATGAAAATCAACTTATCAAATAACACACAGTTTGGTTGCCTTGGACATGGATCAAGAAAGACTTTTTGGATAATGGCAAAGTAGAAGATATAATTCCAGGACATTTTCATACAATAGAAAGACAAGAATAGAAACCCAAGAGTTAAATCTCAAGGAACAAAAgtaggaaaataaaaaaaaaaaaattacatttgaaGATTGTTTCAACTACTCTTTGCTCATTTCCAGTTGTTGGCAACAATGTCAGCCAAATCCACAACGCGTTGAGAGTAACCCCACTCATTGTCATACCAAGCAATCACTTTAACCATGTCATCCCCCATAACCATGGTCAGTGATGAATCAACAGTTGATGATACGTCGGAGCACCTGAAATCGACTGAAACAAGGGGCTCATCGCAGACAGAGAGAATACCTTTCAGCTCATTGTCAGCACTCTCTCTGAAACCAGCATTTACCTCTTCAGCAAAGGTCTTCTTGGTAACCTGGACAACTAAGTCAACAACTGAGACATTAGGAGTTGGCACGCGCAGGGCAATGCCGTTCAGCTTGCCTTTAAGACTTGGAAGGACTAATGCCACCGCCTTTGCAGCACCGGTTGAAGTTGGAACGATGTTGAGAGCAGCTGCTCGTGCACGCCTAAGGTCACGGTGGCTTGCATCGAGTAGCCTCTGGTCACCGGTGTACGAGTGAGTTGTAGTCATTGTGCCCTTGATGATCCctgcaatattatatatgttttcattCTATCCCAAATTAGCACAATCATGTCTTGGAAAGGAAATTACAACATTCAGCAGCAAGAAGACAGACTTCTGTTCTAGTTACTCCCTTTAGCATCCAGTATAGATGTGGATATTCTTTCTATTCTATCCTTACTGCAATAAAAGTTGGCAAGTAAGCAATTGTCTCCGCCATGACGTTAAACTATCAGAGTTTTTGATTGATCAGAGTTGCAATAATGGAAGTTAAAAGGGGGAAGAGTTCGGAAAGAGACTACTCAGAACTCACCAAACTTCTGGTCAAGAACTTTGACAAAGGGAGCAAGGCAGTTAGTGGTGCAAGAAGCATTGCTGATGATGGGCTCATCAGGGTTGTATGTGTCAGCATTCACACCAACAACATAGGTCGGGATATCACCCTTCCCGGGGGCAGTGATGAGAACTTTCTTGGCTCCTGCCTCAATGTGCTTGCCGGCTCCTTCCCTATCCACAAACACACCAGTCCCCTCGATAACCAGGTCGATCCCCATTTCTCTTCATCATCACAGTACAAATTAATTTCATAAGTTCGATACCATGTAATGACAAATCCCCAAATAGCGACTAGAAATGAAATGGGGAAGAGATTAATATGTCTTACTTCCAGGGGAGGTTGACAGGGTTGCGGTTTGAAACTACTTTGAGGAGCTTGCCATCAACTGAGATGACATCGTCGCCAACTGGCTTGACATCGGCATCAAAGATGCCAAGGGTGGAGTCGTACTTGAGGAGGTGGGAAGCCTGCTTTACGCCACCAGTGTCATTGATGGCAATGACATCCAGAGGAGAGTCCTTGCGGCCATGCCAACACCTCAAGAAGTTCCTGCCAATTCTACCAAACCCATTTATGGCTACCTTTAGCTTTGCCTCCACTACACCATTTCTATATCCCCCAGAGCTGCTTCCCATCTTTGTAAAGATTCCAACATAGATAAAACCCAATTATTATTCATTTCCCATCAACCTTGGAAAACTTTGATTATGGACAAAAACTGTTGTTAAGCTCTATTGAACTATAAATGACAGAGTTTTGCATGTATTTAGAAACAGAGAAACCATTGTCCTAAGCACAAATATCAGAAGACAGACTGATCAGAGTGTGCAGTGGTATCATCAATAATCAAAAGATGATGTCAATCTTTActctcctttcttttctttattcaaATGATTTGATTTAACATCATTTCACCACAATCAGAAATCACTATTACAATTAGAGGTAACAGTGCAGTAAAATGGAAGTTTGAAACTTACAGCAGAGGAGGTCTGGAAGGCAACCACTGAAAGGAAGTCATCAGAGGTTTTTTTAGCAAAAGGAAGGAAAGCTGCTGAGTTGCGGAGGCCTGAGAATTCTGCAAATCCCTTTCCATTTCCCTGAATCACAACAATCACAAACAAATTAAACaagacaaaatgaaaaaaaaaaaaaacactaataacaaattaattaaagatagatgaagaaagagagaatcaaTTATTCATGGACAGGAAGAGAACCTGAAGCTGAAGGGATGGTTTGGCTACAGAAAGAGTAGCCGAAGCCATAGTAGCAACAGCCACGAGTTCTGTAGTAAGtgagtgaaaataaaaatggTGATGGTACTGAGTACTGACTACCCAGAGAGAACGAGGGAGGGAGAggtttagttttagttttattaagGAGTAGCAGCCACTTACTGGTAGCAGTGGACAAGGCAATGGACTAAAATTTTCTAAGAGAGGATGAGATTATGGATATTGGATAGCCTCTCATGCAATGTATGGCTGCGGTTGTTTTCTCCATTTTCCATTCTGTGCTGTCTTTTGGGCCTCAGCCTTGGTTTCTTTTTCCTTACTGGACCAAGAAATATACTTCTTCACAATTTCATTAATGAGAGAGActtggatttgatttgattggaTGGCCTATATTGTTTTGGGTTATTTTCTGCTGTCCC encodes the following:
- the LOC119992920 gene encoding tyrosine--tRNA ligase, chloroplastic/mitochondrial isoform X1; this translates as MAAAAAASASRTFLYSQQRLFLHPFCIPSRHIAALSGRRTAVSPPIIRCLHSTSVPQNQEKAVPRPNVVQVLEERGLIESVTDNLRSACCNSTLKVYCGFDPTAESLHLGNLLGIIVLSWFQRCGHKVVALIGGATARVGDPSGKSLERPELDSQTLEKNSIGITDTVARILAASSAGDDDSFLILNNYDWWKEVRLLDFLKQVGRYARVGTMMAKESVKKRLESEQGMSYTEFTYQLLQGYDFLHLFRDAGVNVQIGGSDQWGNITAGTELIRKILQLQADGSADGPHGLTFPLLLKSDGTKFGKSEDGAVWLSPSMFSPYKFYQYFFSVPDADVVRFLKILTFLDTEEITSLERDMKSPGYVPNTAQRRLAEEVTLFVHGEDGLNEAIKATQALKPGADTKLDWKTIEGIAENVPSCSFAYDEVVNVPLVDLSVSSGLVDTKSAARRLLKQGGLYMNNCRVDNESKRIESQDIIDGKVLLLSAGKKNKHWFYEC
- the LOC119993625 gene encoding glyceraldehyde-3-phosphate dehydrogenase A, chloroplastic-like yields the protein MASATLSVAKPSLQLQGNGKGFAEFSGLRNSAAFLPFAKKTSDDFLSVVAFQTSSAMGSSSGGYRNGVVEAKLKVAINGFGRIGRNFLRCWHGRKDSPLDVIAINDTGGVKQASHLLKYDSTLGIFDADVKPVGDDVISVDGKLLKVVSNRNPVNLPWKEMGIDLVIEGTGVFVDREGAGKHIEAGAKKVLITAPGKGDIPTYVVGVNADTYNPDEPIISNASCTTNCLAPFVKVLDQKFGIIKGTMTTTHSYTGDQRLLDASHRDLRRARAAALNIVPTSTGAAKAVALVLPSLKGKLNGIALRVPTPNVSVVDLVVQVTKKTFAEEVNAGFRESADNELKGILSVCDEPLVSVDFRCSDVSSTVDSSLTMVMGDDMVKVIAWYDNEWGYSQRVVDLADIVANNWK
- the LOC119992920 gene encoding tyrosine--tRNA ligase, chloroplastic/mitochondrial isoform X2; the protein is MAAAAAASASRTFLYSQQRLFLHPFCIPSRHIAALSGRRTAVSPPIIRCLHSTSVPQNQEKAVPRPNVVQVLEERGLIESVTDNLRSACCNSTLKVYCGFDPTAESLHLGNLLGIIVLSWFQRCGHKVVALIGGATARVGDPSGKSLERPELDSQTLEKNSIGITDTVARILAASSAGDDDSFLILNNYDWWKEVRLLDFLKQVGRYARVGTMMAKESVKKRLESEQGMSYTEFTYQLLQGYDFLHLFRDAGVNVQIGGSDQWGNITAGTELIRKILQLQADGSADGPHGLTFPLLLKSDGTKFGKSEDGAVWLSPSMFSPYKFYQYFFSVPDADVVRFLKILTFLDTEEITSLERDMKSPGYVPNTAQRRLAEEVTLFVHGEDGLNEAIKATQALKPGADTKLDWKTIEGIAENVPSCSFAYDEVVNVPLVDLSVSSGLVDTKSAARRLLKQGGLYMNNCRVDNESKRIESQDIIDGKVLLLSAGKKNKACLFF